From Nitrospirota bacterium, the proteins below share one genomic window:
- a CDS encoding cytochrome c — protein MQRTNVTGVALFVGIVGMAVSVVGCGEGGEGPIVPPPPAPAEYADKHMPAGWWADDKIIEEGRQIFIGEKNPDVNCASCHGKDGKPVKAGARDFRNAERMKLYSDSVWFWRISEGVPNTKMKAWKTKLSEEDRWKVLAFERTFGLKGQEWDPVKNAWVPVGSAAPAAAAAPASSGEGAAPAAAGAGK, from the coding sequence ATGCAACGAACTAATGTAACAGGTGTGGCGCTCTTTGTCGGAATAGTCGGGATGGCTGTCTCCGTGGTCGGGTGTGGTGAAGGGGGCGAAGGGCCGATTGTCCCGCCTCCGCCGGCTCCGGCCGAATACGCCGACAAGCACATGCCGGCCGGCTGGTGGGCGGACGACAAGATCATCGAAGAGGGACGGCAGATCTTCATCGGTGAGAAAAATCCGGACGTGAACTGCGCAAGCTGTCACGGCAAGGATGGCAAGCCGGTCAAGGCGGGCGCACGCGACTTCCGGAATGCCGAACGGATGAAGCTGTATTCTGATTCCGTCTGGTTCTGGCGGATTTCCGAAGGCGTTCCCAACACCAAGATGAAAGCGTGGAAAACCAAGCTTTCGGAAGAAGATCGGTGGAAGGTATTGGCCTTCGAACGGACCTTCGGGTTGAAAGGGCAGGAATGGGATCCGGTGAAGAACGCGTGGGTGCCGGTCGGCAGTGCGGCCCCGGCCGCCGCAGCGGCTCCCGCTTCGAGCGGAGAAGGGGCGGCCCCGGCAGCCGCAGGAGCGGGGAAATAA
- a CDS encoding carboxypeptidase-like regulatory domain-containing protein — translation MRQKNSQPARISGRRAVGAIAVAWLALFPVAAWATHEADHRFTVEGFVCGSGGRPNPNVEVVVKDTRVSIGATVSTDEDGYYKAILHLHNDNLGDPVLVIAGSEEQRIKVQFDPRDLETERRVQVNFGSGCQKTIGGPPRWMYYGSGMGVAAAVVFAGLKWLRKRRRQVGRRDKKSQRKRKTSL, via the coding sequence ATGAGGCAGAAGAACAGCCAGCCGGCGCGGATCAGTGGTCGACGAGCGGTTGGTGCTATCGCAGTCGCCTGGCTGGCGCTGTTCCCGGTCGCCGCATGGGCGACACATGAGGCCGACCATCGATTCACGGTGGAAGGGTTCGTATGCGGAAGCGGCGGGCGGCCAAATCCGAATGTCGAAGTCGTCGTCAAAGACACACGCGTGTCGATTGGGGCGACGGTGTCGACCGATGAAGATGGCTACTACAAGGCCATCCTTCATCTCCATAACGACAACCTGGGTGATCCGGTCCTTGTCATCGCGGGAAGCGAGGAGCAGCGTATCAAGGTCCAATTCGACCCGAGGGATCTTGAGACGGAACGGAGGGTTCAGGTCAATTTCGGGTCGGGATGCCAAAAGACCATTGGTGGGCCGCCACGATGGATGTACTACGGGTCCGGTATGGGAGTGGCGGCGGCGGTTGTCTTCGCCGGACTGAAATGGCTTCGGAAACGGCGGAGGCAAGTCGGCCGACGGGACAAGAAGAGTCAGAGGAAGCGGAAGACATCACTGTAG
- a CDS encoding ethylbenzene dehydrogenase-related protein — translation MLILLLAGFLLLASGVGAIASAQESVTVRAAVVKGGLPSEDPMAAAWNSAPLAEFPLSPQVHWAPRIQEVTVKSVKVRALHDGKALAIMLEYEDPTEDPDDAAGLEFMVGDKKAHFAHGQPMALVEGGPVNIWYWKNKENKAVDMNAKGFGTLKAQKHQDVKAKGVYQDGKWRVVFSRTLATEHLEEDAQFTPGEFTSIAFAIWDGKKLESGDLKEKGSQKAVSSWWYFRAEPPPDYSPYLYAALAIGLAAGFQFVVIRKLKKGQSA, via the coding sequence GTGTTAATCCTTTTGCTGGCTGGGTTCTTGCTTCTAGCCTCCGGCGTCGGAGCGATCGCCTCAGCCCAGGAAAGCGTGACGGTCAGAGCGGCGGTGGTCAAAGGCGGGCTGCCATCGGAAGACCCTATGGCGGCTGCTTGGAACAGCGCGCCTCTCGCGGAATTCCCCTTATCTCCACAGGTCCATTGGGCGCCGCGCATCCAGGAAGTGACGGTCAAATCGGTCAAGGTCCGCGCGCTGCACGACGGAAAAGCACTGGCCATCATGTTGGAATATGAGGACCCCACCGAGGATCCCGACGACGCGGCCGGCCTCGAGTTCATGGTGGGAGACAAAAAGGCCCACTTCGCGCACGGCCAGCCGATGGCTCTCGTCGAAGGCGGTCCCGTCAACATCTGGTATTGGAAGAACAAAGAGAACAAGGCCGTGGATATGAACGCCAAGGGGTTCGGCACCCTCAAGGCGCAGAAACACCAGGATGTGAAGGCCAAGGGGGTATATCAAGACGGCAAGTGGCGCGTGGTCTTTTCGCGGACCCTCGCGACCGAGCATCTCGAGGAGGACGCGCAGTTCACACCCGGCGAGTTCACCAGCATCGCCTTTGCGATTTGGGACGGGAAGAAACTGGAAAGCGGGGATCTGAAGGAGAAGGGCTCCCAAAAGGCGGTCTCGTCCTGGTGGTATTTCCGGGCCGAGCCGCCGCCGGATTATTCTCCCTATCTCTATGCCGCCTTGGCGATCGGGCTGGCGGCGGGGTTTCAATTCGTCGTCATCAGAAAGCTAAAGAAAGGACAGTCGGCATGA
- a CDS encoding cytochrome bc complex cytochrome b subunit gives MNGQPTALEKVLAFVDERVGLKTIQAKMLNEPVPGGSRWAYVFGSCLLFIFIMQAVTGILLMFYYVPSADHAYASTQYIIHEVDYGWFILSYHFWGSSAMVVMVFAHMSQVFLWGAYKKPREMIWLVGLALFGIVMAFGFTGYLLPWDQRAYWATTVGVEIMDKTPIVGDFIARFLKGGPTPGQMTLSRFFVIHVMILPAALMGLAGLHLFLFRKAGPAGPFRGSPEELKAKTDYFFPRQVWKDIVAMGAVFLTVSSLAFWEPVVLLEEATPDPGEYHPEPEWYFLFLFQMLRLKIFAGEFGQFLGAVAVPGAFLLFLAALPFIDRSPERNIFKRPIALIGWIVVMTGILVFTVSAIINREFLE, from the coding sequence ATGAACGGTCAACCCACCGCGCTGGAAAAAGTTCTCGCGTTCGTGGATGAGCGGGTCGGCCTGAAAACCATCCAGGCCAAGATGCTCAACGAGCCCGTTCCCGGGGGATCGCGTTGGGCCTACGTATTCGGGTCATGCCTGTTGTTCATCTTTATCATGCAGGCGGTCACCGGCATCCTGTTGATGTTTTATTACGTGCCCAGCGCCGACCACGCCTACGCGAGCACCCAGTACATCATTCACGAAGTCGATTACGGGTGGTTCATCCTCAGCTACCACTTCTGGGGATCCTCGGCGATGGTCGTGATGGTCTTCGCGCATATGTCCCAGGTTTTCCTCTGGGGCGCCTACAAGAAGCCGCGCGAGATGATCTGGCTCGTCGGCCTTGCGCTCTTCGGCATCGTGATGGCGTTCGGCTTCACGGGGTATTTGCTGCCCTGGGATCAACGGGCGTATTGGGCCACCACCGTCGGCGTGGAGATCATGGACAAGACGCCGATCGTCGGGGACTTTATCGCCCGGTTCCTGAAGGGCGGGCCCACGCCGGGCCAGATGACGCTCAGCCGATTCTTTGTCATCCACGTCATGATCCTCCCGGCGGCGCTCATGGGGCTGGCGGGGCTGCATCTGTTCCTGTTCAGGAAGGCCGGCCCGGCCGGGCCGTTCCGCGGCAGTCCCGAGGAACTGAAGGCGAAAACCGATTACTTCTTTCCGCGTCAGGTCTGGAAGGACATCGTGGCGATGGGAGCCGTTTTTTTGACCGTCAGCAGCCTGGCCTTCTGGGAGCCGGTGGTGTTGCTTGAAGAAGCCACTCCGGACCCCGGCGAGTATCATCCCGAGCCCGAATGGTATTTCCTGTTCCTGTTCCAGATGCTGCGGTTGAAGATCTTCGCCGGCGAATTCGGCCAGTTTCTGGGCGCGGTGGCGGTGCCCGGCGCGTTCCTGCTGTTCCTGGCGGCGCTGCCGTTCATCGACCGGAGTCCCGAGCGCAATATTTTCAAGCGGCCGATCGCGCTGATCGGCTGGATTGTCGTGATGACCGGTATTCTGGTCTTCACCGTATCCGCCATCATCAACCGGGAGTTTCTGGAGTAA
- a CDS encoding cytochrome c, producing the protein MGGALLKPIMLIVAIYLFLKLVVPYIPGSAPLPSSLIFLYIALTVTGILIYATLSGQSKDAFFDPIFRFLSGENLGALQGARWLVLILFPLLVGWQTYASTAPSGQPPAENRTIHPAPPGEFVGLSNPVPNTPENVMTGKGLYAAFCSPCHGANFDGKGVAAKGFNPPPANFSDPTTIAMLQESYLFWRIKKGGVGLPVEGMPWKSAMPRWEVELPDEWIWKIIMGEYDGAKQKPRTWE; encoded by the coding sequence ATGGGCGGTGCGTTGCTTAAACCGATCATGCTGATCGTGGCCATCTACCTTTTCCTCAAGTTAGTCGTCCCCTATATCCCCGGTTCGGCGCCGTTGCCGTCCAGCCTGATTTTTCTCTACATTGCGCTGACGGTGACGGGAATCCTGATTTACGCCACGCTCAGCGGCCAGTCGAAGGACGCGTTCTTCGACCCGATCTTCCGCTTCCTGAGCGGCGAAAACCTTGGCGCCTTGCAGGGCGCGCGATGGCTGGTGTTGATCCTGTTCCCGTTGCTCGTCGGGTGGCAGACCTATGCCAGCACGGCTCCCAGCGGTCAGCCGCCGGCGGAAAATCGGACCATTCATCCGGCGCCGCCGGGAGAATTCGTCGGTCTCTCCAATCCGGTTCCGAACACGCCGGAGAACGTGATGACGGGCAAGGGACTCTACGCCGCTTTCTGCTCCCCCTGTCACGGAGCGAACTTCGACGGCAAGGGCGTCGCGGCCAAAGGGTTCAACCCGCCGCCCGCCAACTTTTCCGACCCGACGACCATCGCGATGCTGCAGGAAAGTTATCTGTTCTGGCGGATCAAAAAAGGAGGAGTCGGGTTGCCGGTCGAAGGGATGCCCTGGAAGTCGGCGATGCCGCGTTGGGAAGTAGAATTGCCCGATGAATGGATCTGGAAGATCATCATGGGCGAGTATGACGGCGCAAAACAGAAGCCGAGGACATGGGAATGA
- a CDS encoding cytochrome ubiquinol oxidase subunit I, whose amino-acid sequence MTMWQRSLLAVTALFALFGTAAYAQVPSAPSVEFPYTGNRTAVWIVAQLHILFAGFILGAPIFVVISEWLGYRKQDPRYDRLAKEVTKVTVILYSMTALSGGLFIFVLLATYPQFTAWLINHFFMIFAVIYPLLFIGETIVLYMYFYTWDAWKGDKKARHIALGVLLNVIGTITLFVIDGPTSFMNTPVKAEGVSPAEFLQTATLWDKVYNYSWMPMNLHRLVGNVTFGGFIAGLIAAYMYMGAKKEEERSYYDWMGFVGNLIGVGALLFLPFMGYLLAYELCDYDASICPYMMADQLSMFFEMQGAMVGLIFLASNYYIWLSMKRIEGVERVRMTVLTPLAMIALPFVMTWAWTQFPAPDPMSLAILLPLVLLPVVLGKFVPLTVSSGTVIKIGFLMVVVGNAIWMTPHGFVPTGAKLVAELELPSEWNFLALMPAKNSAAFTLVFVTVVNYVIYNRAIRQGTIVWGKIDFASQFVLIFLAFSAIWTMGLMGAVRSLLRKYFHTYNLVPDFTAESFTPTLSYSAWWITAITLVFYIVVSFAIFITLRAAEAKSHAPEGSPVPAGAK is encoded by the coding sequence ATGACAATGTGGCAGCGCAGTCTCTTGGCCGTAACGGCCCTGTTCGCGCTGTTCGGGACCGCGGCCTATGCCCAGGTGCCGAGCGCGCCCAGCGTCGAATTCCCGTACACGGGAAATCGAACCGCGGTGTGGATCGTCGCCCAACTCCACATCCTCTTTGCGGGATTCATTCTCGGAGCTCCGATCTTCGTGGTGATCTCGGAGTGGTTGGGATATCGAAAGCAGGACCCTCGATACGACCGGCTCGCCAAAGAGGTCACGAAAGTCACCGTCATCCTCTATAGTATGACGGCCTTGAGCGGCGGCCTGTTCATCTTCGTCTTGCTCGCCACCTATCCGCAGTTCACCGCGTGGCTGATCAATCACTTCTTCATGATCTTCGCGGTGATCTACCCGTTGCTGTTTATCGGGGAGACCATCGTGCTCTACATGTATTTCTACACCTGGGATGCCTGGAAGGGAGACAAAAAAGCTCGCCATATTGCCCTCGGGGTGCTGTTGAACGTGATCGGGACAATCACGCTGTTCGTCATCGACGGTCCGACTTCGTTCATGAATACCCCGGTCAAGGCGGAAGGCGTGTCGCCAGCCGAGTTTCTGCAAACCGCGACCCTATGGGACAAGGTTTACAACTACAGTTGGATGCCGATGAATCTCCACCGCCTGGTCGGCAATGTGACCTTCGGCGGGTTCATCGCCGGGTTGATCGCCGCCTACATGTATATGGGCGCCAAGAAAGAGGAAGAACGGTCGTACTACGACTGGATGGGATTTGTCGGCAACCTGATCGGCGTCGGCGCGCTGTTGTTCCTGCCGTTCATGGGCTATCTGCTCGCGTACGAGCTGTGCGACTACGACGCCTCCATTTGTCCGTACATGATGGCCGATCAGCTCTCCATGTTCTTCGAGATGCAGGGCGCCATGGTGGGATTGATCTTCCTGGCCAGCAACTACTACATTTGGCTGAGCATGAAGCGGATCGAGGGAGTGGAGCGGGTCAGGATGACCGTCCTGACGCCGCTGGCGATGATCGCGTTGCCGTTCGTGATGACCTGGGCCTGGACCCAGTTTCCGGCCCCCGATCCCATGTCGCTGGCTATTCTGTTGCCCTTGGTATTGCTCCCGGTTGTGCTCGGAAAATTCGTGCCGCTCACGGTTTCTTCCGGAACGGTGATCAAGATCGGGTTCCTGATGGTGGTCGTGGGAAACGCCATCTGGATGACTCCCCACGGGTTCGTGCCGACCGGCGCCAAGCTCGTGGCGGAATTGGAGCTGCCGTCGGAGTGGAACTTCCTGGCGCTGATGCCGGCCAAGAATTCCGCGGCCTTTACGCTGGTCTTCGTCACGGTCGTCAACTATGTCATCTATAACCGTGCGATCCGACAGGGAACCATCGTTTGGGGAAAAATCGATTTTGCGTCCCAGTTCGTCTTGATCTTTCTGGCGTTTAGCGCCATTTGGACGATGGGATTGATGGGCGCCGTGCGGTCGTTGCTCAGGAAGTATTTCCATACCTACAATCTCGTGCCGGATTTCACCGCCGAGTCGTTTACCCCGACGCTGTCCTACTCGGCCTGGTGGATCACGGCGATTACGCTGGTGTTTTATATCGTGGTCAGTTTTGCGATTTTCATCACGCTTCGCGCGGCCGAAGCCAAGAGTCATGCGCCCGAAGGCAGTCCGGTTCCTGCGGGAGCGAAATGA
- a CDS encoding cytochrome ubiquinol oxidase subunit I, which translates to MRTAAVMSRKIVAVAGLLMLAAFLGVPASGVAQDAASASASVAYRDIPGLGSRNIIWVVAQQHLLLAGFVLGVPIFAWLCEIVGWKTGDKRYDKLAKEFTKLLTSSYATTALFGGILLFLLIGFYPKLMAYLTDIFFPSFIVYCILFLLETVTLYLYWYGWDAMQDGGMKSVHLFLGFLLNVFAFFIMIVPNSWATFQASPVVISEGTDIQRAWAATWNPTWWPVNIHRLIANVVLGGYICGAYAGIRYLAARSQDERYHYDWMGYVGNFIGVFGLLPLPFAGYWLMREIYQYNQQMGITLMGGFLSWLFILQAMLIGVLFLGSNYYFWLGITHRIPGAEMSYRKPIMAMLVILLLCLGVWMTPHSLVASLEEARKMGGTHHPLLGVFGVMSAKMTVANLMILVTFMSFIMYWRAGKQETATWARIAKAVMGAVLAVAAIAVIVLGVWGYFVPAIVRINYFSTSQVLIVLFVMLTITPLTALLLKSAKTTTEMIWGRMPPRAGYALVLNAVMVILLMTLMGYARSSSRVHWHIYGVMRDSSQYAYSPALGYAAAFMSLNTFLFCLLVAFIFWVATMGDKGKTEAAPAKSEVPHGALPAMAGGAPTRVKRGQEC; encoded by the coding sequence ATGCGAACAGCCGCCGTGATGAGCCGGAAGATCGTCGCCGTCGCCGGATTACTGATGCTGGCCGCCTTCTTGGGCGTACCCGCCTCGGGGGTGGCGCAGGACGCGGCCAGCGCCTCCGCCTCCGTGGCCTATCGAGACATTCCCGGACTGGGCAGCCGGAACATCATCTGGGTCGTCGCTCAGCAGCATCTGCTCCTGGCCGGCTTCGTCTTAGGGGTCCCGATCTTTGCCTGGCTCTGTGAAATCGTGGGCTGGAAGACCGGGGATAAGCGCTACGACAAGCTGGCCAAGGAGTTTACCAAGTTGCTGACCTCGTCATACGCGACGACCGCCCTGTTCGGAGGGATTCTGCTGTTCCTGCTCATCGGGTTCTATCCCAAACTGATGGCGTACCTGACCGATATCTTTTTCCCCTCCTTCATCGTCTACTGCATCCTGTTCCTCCTCGAGACCGTCACGCTGTATCTCTATTGGTACGGATGGGATGCGATGCAGGATGGCGGCATGAAGAGCGTCCATCTGTTTCTCGGATTCCTGCTCAACGTCTTCGCGTTCTTCATCATGATCGTGCCCAATTCGTGGGCGACGTTCCAGGCCAGTCCGGTGGTGATTTCGGAAGGAACGGACATCCAACGCGCCTGGGCGGCGACCTGGAATCCGACCTGGTGGCCGGTCAACATTCACCGCCTGATCGCCAACGTGGTGCTCGGCGGCTATATCTGCGGCGCCTACGCCGGCATCCGATACCTCGCGGCCCGGAGCCAGGACGAACGCTACCATTACGACTGGATGGGCTACGTCGGAAACTTCATCGGCGTGTTCGGTTTGTTGCCACTCCCCTTCGCCGGGTATTGGTTGATGCGCGAGATCTATCAGTACAACCAGCAGATGGGCATCACGCTGATGGGCGGGTTCCTCTCCTGGCTGTTCATTCTCCAGGCGATGCTGATCGGCGTGCTCTTCCTCGGGTCCAATTATTATTTCTGGCTCGGAATCACGCACCGCATTCCTGGCGCGGAAATGAGCTACCGCAAGCCGATCATGGCGATGCTGGTGATTTTGCTGCTCTGCCTCGGAGTCTGGATGACACCGCACTCCCTCGTGGCCAGCCTCGAAGAAGCGAGAAAAATGGGCGGGACGCACCATCCGCTGCTCGGCGTGTTCGGCGTCATGTCGGCCAAGATGACGGTGGCGAATCTGATGATTTTGGTGACGTTCATGAGCTTCATCATGTATTGGAGGGCCGGCAAGCAGGAAACGGCGACGTGGGCGAGGATCGCCAAGGCCGTCATGGGCGCGGTACTCGCGGTCGCCGCCATCGCGGTGATCGTGCTGGGGGTCTGGGGATACTTCGTCCCCGCGATCGTCAGGATCAATTACTTTTCCACGTCGCAGGTGTTGATCGTCCTGTTCGTGATGCTCACGATCACGCCCTTGACCGCGTTACTGTTGAAGAGCGCGAAGACGACCACGGAAATGATCTGGGGCCGAATGCCTCCCCGTGCCGGATACGCGCTGGTGCTCAACGCCGTGATGGTCATCCTGCTGATGACGCTGATGGGATACGCGCGGTCGTCGTCGCGGGTTCACTGGCACATCTACGGCGTGATGCGGGACTCCTCGCAGTACGCCTACTCGCCGGCGCTCGGCTATGCCGCCGCGTTCATGTCCCTGAACACGTTCCTGTTCTGCCTGCTCGTGGCTTTCATCTTCTGGGTCGCCACGATGGGCGACAAAGGAAAAACCGAGGCTGCGCCGGCGAAAAGCGAAGTGCCGCACGGAGCCTTGCCGGCCATGGCGGGAGGCGCACCCACCCGCGTGAAACGTGGGCAGGAATGTTGA
- a CDS encoding c-type cytochrome — translation MRTSMKLRVVAVVVGMAGLSATLGTGGCSLFQSERVSRGQALYNHYCMHCHGEHGRPNEGFNWAHMPDPKPKDLSNKEEMSTFKDEEIFFTIYRDMKDTTPEIGDKIGDDEFAVPTMPTFKYTISEEEIWDIVAYVRTLHGLKLTYDVDGRKKELEAKLQEAQQKYDQAQQSYDAAEKKANEEAEKKGVEVDESTYAKEQEALLVAKKELDQAKAALVNFSSRPKFSPIPRPDFSTVAAADVTRLAEFGKRLYQNKYGCNGCHRVGGDGGIVGPALDRAGFRLNSTWVYRWIKYPQAMKPETRMPNLGLSDTDAKAVTMYLSTLRAPRSDRPEVKAQAKVEESQPEPRP, via the coding sequence ATGAGGACGTCGATGAAGCTGCGGGTGGTCGCAGTGGTCGTCGGAATGGCCGGCCTCTCGGCAACGCTGGGAACCGGTGGCTGTTCGCTCTTCCAGAGCGAGCGGGTCTCCAGGGGCCAGGCGCTGTACAACCACTACTGCATGCACTGTCACGGCGAACACGGCCGACCGAACGAAGGCTTCAACTGGGCCCATATGCCCGATCCCAAGCCCAAGGACCTCTCCAACAAAGAGGAGATGAGCACCTTCAAGGACGAGGAGATCTTCTTCACGATCTACCGGGACATGAAGGACACCACGCCGGAGATCGGGGACAAGATCGGCGACGACGAATTCGCCGTGCCGACGATGCCCACATTCAAATACACCATCTCGGAGGAAGAAATCTGGGACATCGTCGCCTACGTCCGGACGTTGCACGGCCTGAAGTTGACGTACGACGTGGACGGCCGTAAGAAGGAGCTGGAGGCCAAGCTCCAGGAGGCGCAGCAGAAGTACGATCAGGCCCAGCAGTCGTACGATGCAGCCGAGAAGAAGGCCAATGAAGAGGCGGAGAAGAAGGGCGTCGAAGTGGACGAGTCCACGTACGCGAAGGAGCAAGAAGCGCTCCTCGTCGCCAAGAAGGAGCTGGATCAGGCGAAGGCCGCCCTGGTTAACTTCTCGTCCCGGCCCAAGTTTTCGCCGATCCCCCGTCCGGACTTTTCCACCGTGGCCGCTGCCGATGTGACGAGGCTCGCCGAGTTCGGCAAGCGGCTTTATCAGAACAAGTACGGCTGCAACGGCTGCCATCGGGTGGGTGGCGACGGCGGGATCGTCGGTCCGGCGTTGGATCGCGCCGGGTTCCGGCTGAACTCGACCTGGGTGTACCGGTGGATCAAGTATCCGCAGGCCATGAAGCCTGAAACCCGAATGCCGAATCTCGGGCTCAGCGATACGGACGCCAAGGCTGTCACGATGTATCTCAGCACGTTGCGGGCGCCAAGATCGGACAGACCCGAAGTTAAGGCTCAGGCGAAGGTTGAGGAGTCTCAACCTGAACCTCGACCTTGA
- a CDS encoding ubiquinol-cytochrome c reductase iron-sulfur subunit, with translation MQPPKLKSKVRCTDRDIGQVTKVIMDPLSREVSHIVVGGDGLGQKERQLPISQVQSVTEDAVELRAASSEVDALPPFKRDDYVTTHEVEIAHLEASLHHVQPGEVLVPLPVLERDVKRRTFFANLTHAIGLLIGLPLVYPVLRYLMKPMYAPFDNRWLKIGNVSKIKTEDVGVQFKYKKKVKEAFMPEAEIEKNVWILKATPAVLDKVYQGKDMDFRDSSGKVIWTNKKDVPYVAFSGKCPHLGCGYKWRKHKLLGEVFLCPCHLSIYDASGKVLDGPAPRPLDPLPIQVSATGDVQIIDMEFKAGTKARVRIV, from the coding sequence ATGCAGCCTCCCAAATTAAAGTCGAAAGTCCGTTGCACGGACCGTGATATCGGCCAGGTGACCAAGGTCATCATGGACCCCTTGTCGCGGGAGGTCAGCCACATCGTCGTCGGCGGCGACGGGCTGGGTCAGAAGGAGCGACAGCTGCCGATCTCGCAGGTGCAAAGCGTCACCGAAGACGCCGTTGAATTGCGCGCGGCGTCGAGCGAGGTCGACGCGTTGCCGCCGTTCAAGCGCGACGACTATGTCACGACCCACGAGGTCGAGATCGCGCATCTGGAAGCCTCCCTCCATCACGTCCAACCCGGCGAGGTGTTGGTTCCGCTGCCCGTCCTGGAGCGTGACGTCAAACGGCGGACGTTCTTCGCGAACCTGACCCACGCGATCGGATTGCTGATCGGCCTGCCGCTGGTCTACCCGGTGTTGCGGTATCTGATGAAACCGATGTATGCGCCGTTCGACAACAGGTGGCTGAAGATCGGGAATGTGAGCAAGATCAAGACCGAGGACGTAGGCGTCCAGTTCAAATATAAAAAGAAGGTCAAGGAAGCCTTCATGCCGGAGGCGGAGATCGAGAAGAACGTCTGGATCCTAAAGGCCACGCCGGCCGTGCTGGACAAGGTCTATCAGGGAAAAGATATGGACTTCCGCGATTCCAGCGGCAAGGTGATCTGGACCAACAAGAAAGATGTCCCCTACGTCGCCTTTTCGGGAAAGTGCCCCCACCTCGGATGCGGATATAAATGGCGCAAGCACAAGCTGCTCGGCGAAGTGTTCCTCTGTCCGTGCCATCTCAGCATCTATGACGCCAGCGGGAAAGTGCTGGATGGACCGGCGCCGCGCCCGCTCGATCCGTTGCCGATTCAGGTGTCCGCGACCGGGGATGTCCAGATCATCGACATGGAGTTCAAGGCCGGCACCAAGGCCCGGGTGCGGATCGTCTAA
- a CDS encoding cytochrome c, giving the protein MSEVALLQIIGLCVVGVGVAILLFIKAQFLRVVGFVVIVLGTFALIALGVPQMPSLPPAEEKFDVASIKTPADMAAIGQKIFFSKGQCALCHSIGPSESARCPDLKGIGAKLTREFIYESLTQPQAYIYLDYRHEGPPKEYPARMPYINKNPIGLSKNEILSVIAFLQQMSGEPITVSPSEIEMPGAPKMAEAAPTTMVQAQ; this is encoded by the coding sequence ATGAGCGAAGTCGCCTTATTGCAGATCATCGGCCTCTGCGTCGTGGGCGTCGGGGTTGCCATTCTGCTCTTCATCAAAGCCCAGTTTCTCCGGGTCGTCGGGTTCGTCGTCATTGTGCTGGGAACGTTCGCGCTCATCGCGCTGGGTGTTCCGCAGATGCCCTCGCTTCCCCCGGCGGAGGAAAAGTTCGATGTCGCCAGCATCAAGACGCCGGCGGATATGGCGGCGATCGGGCAAAAGATCTTTTTCAGCAAGGGGCAGTGCGCTTTGTGTCACTCGATCGGTCCGAGCGAATCGGCTCGGTGTCCGGACCTCAAGGGGATCGGAGCGAAACTGACCCGTGAATTCATTTATGAAAGCCTGACTCAGCCGCAGGCGTACATCTATCTCGACTACCGACACGAAGGGCCGCCGAAGGAATATCCGGCCCGGATGCCGTACATCAACAAGAACCCGATCGGACTGTCAAAGAACGAGATTCTTTCGGTGATCGCGTTCCTCCAGCAGATGAGCGGCGAGCCAATCACGGTGAGCCCGTCCGAGATCGAGATGCCTGGCGCGCCGAAAATGGCCGAAGCCGCGCCAACGACCATGGTGCAGGCGCAATGA
- a CDS encoding cytochrome c: protein MANVIKKLIVGILVGGVLVGVTRALEFPPVFQAMFFAYAMLGAAVFILLDAPSLKPISGTKAVTALVVFYIVISAVYIAGASFLPQYDPEDEKGKIAKILESKRRQTEQGKAEELIARAKVLEEQAKAISERLKSLSKDVPEVAVGVGPDSVKPTPASIGGAMDAKALEQLGFEQWQLQECYNCHKLRGEGGKKRGPELDNIGSYLTAEEIKQKILDPKSWMAEGFEKEYEKGKMPDKYKDLMEEKDVEVLAAWLATMKNPSVNTPKPVKKK from the coding sequence ATGGCCAATGTGATAAAGAAGCTGATCGTCGGAATTCTCGTCGGCGGCGTTCTCGTCGGCGTAACCAGGGCGTTGGAGTTTCCGCCGGTGTTCCAGGCCATGTTTTTCGCCTATGCGATGCTCGGCGCGGCCGTCTTCATCCTGCTCGACGCGCCCTCGCTGAAACCTATCAGCGGGACGAAAGCGGTGACCGCTCTCGTCGTCTTTTATATCGTGATCTCCGCCGTCTATATCGCTGGCGCGTCCTTTCTCCCGCAGTACGACCCGGAGGATGAGAAAGGCAAAATCGCCAAGATTCTCGAGTCCAAGCGAAGACAGACCGAGCAAGGGAAAGCCGAAGAATTAATCGCACGGGCCAAGGTATTGGAGGAACAGGCGAAGGCGATCAGCGAGCGGCTGAAGAGCTTGAGCAAGGATGTGCCGGAGGTCGCGGTGGGAGTCGGTCCTGATTCCGTCAAGCCGACTCCTGCGTCGATCGGAGGCGCCATGGACGCCAAAGCGCTTGAACAGCTCGGCTTCGAACAGTGGCAGCTTCAGGAATGTTACAACTGCCACAAATTGCGCGGGGAGGGCGGAAAGAAACGCGGGCCCGAGTTGGACAACATCGGAAGTTATCTTACGGCGGAGGAGATCAAGCAGAAGATCCTCGATCCGAAGAGCTGGATGGCGGAGGGCTTCGAGAAGGAGTACGAAAAAGGCAAAATGCCCGACAAGTATAAGGATTTGATGGAAGAAAAGGACGTCGAGGTATTGGCGGCCTGGCTCGCCACCATGAAGAATCCGTCCGTCAACACCCCTAAGCCGGTCAAGAAAAAGTAG